The Lysobacter sp. genome includes a window with the following:
- a CDS encoding CAP domain-containing protein, with product MSAFCAAAADPASEQLTDLIFDYRAQNGLPAIPVSPSLSTVAALHVADLERHAPSGQCSTHSWSANGRWSACCYTRDHTQARCMWDKPREITRGAYRGHGFEIVCWNADSMTPEIAMDCWRRSATHHGVILNRGDWRDTTWRALGIRVSQHYAVLWLGMEPEH from the coding sequence ATGTCCGCATTCTGCGCCGCCGCCGCCGATCCGGCATCCGAACAACTCACCGACCTGATCTTCGACTACCGTGCGCAGAACGGCCTGCCGGCGATCCCCGTATCGCCGAGCCTCAGCACCGTCGCCGCACTGCACGTCGCCGATCTCGAACGACACGCACCCAGCGGCCAATGCAGTACCCACAGCTGGTCCGCGAACGGGCGCTGGTCCGCATGCTGCTACACCCGCGATCACACCCAGGCGCGCTGCATGTGGGACAAACCTCGCGAGATCACCCGTGGCGCGTACCGTGGCCACGGCTTCGAGATCGTCTGCTGGAACGCGGACAGCATGACCCCCGAAATCGCCATGGACTGCTGGCGACGCAGCGCCACGCATCACGGCGTCATCCTCAACCGCGGCGATTGGCGGGACACCACCTGGCGCGCGCTCGGCATCCGCGTCTCGCAGCACTATGCGGTGCTGTGGCTGGGGATGGAGCCAGAACATTGA
- a CDS encoding YdcH family protein encodes MNQPSDPAELSRVAHRLNELRLEHRDLDLAIARLHENIVADELAIKRLKKRKLQLKDAIIRFESALIPDEPA; translated from the coding sequence ATGAACCAGCCTTCCGACCCCGCAGAACTCTCCCGAGTCGCCCATCGGCTGAACGAGCTGCGCCTGGAACACCGAGACCTCGATCTGGCCATCGCCCGATTGCACGAGAACATCGTCGCCGACGAACTGGCCATCAAGCGCCTGAAGAAGCGCAAGCTGCAGCTGAAGGACGCGATCATCCGCTTCGAGTCCGCATTGATTCCCGACGAACCGGCGTGA
- a CDS encoding DUF1328 domain-containing protein has product MLYYAVVFFVIALIAGVLGFGGIAGAAAGIAKILFFVFLVLFVVSLIMGRRVKV; this is encoded by the coding sequence ATGTTGTATTACGCCGTTGTCTTTTTCGTGATCGCGCTGATCGCCGGTGTGCTCGGCTTCGGCGGTATCGCCGGTGCTGCGGCCGGGATCGCCAAGATCCTGTTCTTCGTGTTCCTGGTCCTGTTCGTGGTGTCGTTGATCATGGGGCGCCGCGTCAAAGTCTGA
- a CDS encoding hybrid sensor histidine kinase/response regulator, with translation MPNRFQATVALPVVMVIDDQTANVQVVGQLLTRSDYDVVPVLDGREALALAERSPPDLVLLDMRMPGIDGFQVLEGLQAMPQTRDVPVVFLTADHERDSLTRAFSSGAVDYITKPFLAEELLARVRTHLDLKQARDRLARVADERQKVAEIVSHDLRNHFANILFSAELLRDPAMADDARQRLAQSIRTSADAGVLFLQAFLDQQQDRSHGVPPCPLAARALLDEVAGLLSHQSQTKRMRVHIDTDATDEMYLLAERAGTLHVLQNLLSNALKYAPPGSEVRLTASRQGKYGRLTVHDRGPGISAKDRERMFQRYVRLSAQPTGGESSTGLGLALAKQRARTMNGDVWYDDREGGGASFTLELPLA, from the coding sequence ATGCCGAATAGATTCCAGGCGACGGTCGCGTTGCCGGTGGTGATGGTGATCGACGACCAGACCGCGAACGTGCAGGTGGTCGGCCAATTGCTGACCCGGTCGGATTACGACGTCGTACCGGTGTTGGATGGTCGCGAAGCCCTGGCGCTCGCCGAACGCAGCCCGCCGGATCTGGTGCTGCTCGACATGCGGATGCCTGGCATCGACGGCTTCCAGGTACTGGAAGGTCTTCAGGCCATGCCGCAGACGCGCGATGTGCCGGTGGTGTTCCTCACCGCCGACCACGAGCGCGACAGCCTGACCCGCGCGTTCTCCTCGGGCGCGGTCGACTACATCACCAAGCCCTTCCTCGCCGAAGAATTGTTGGCGCGGGTGCGCACGCACCTCGATCTGAAACAGGCGCGAGATCGCCTGGCGCGGGTCGCGGACGAGCGCCAGAAAGTCGCGGAAATCGTCAGTCACGATCTGCGCAATCACTTCGCCAACATCCTGTTTTCCGCCGAACTGCTGCGCGATCCGGCCATGGCCGACGATGCGCGCCAGCGGCTGGCGCAATCGATCCGCACCTCAGCCGATGCCGGCGTCCTGTTCTTGCAGGCCTTCCTGGATCAGCAGCAGGACCGGTCGCACGGCGTTCCTCCTTGCCCGCTCGCCGCACGCGCACTGCTGGACGAAGTGGCCGGGTTGCTTTCGCACCAGTCGCAGACCAAACGCATGCGCGTGCATATCGATACCGACGCTACGGACGAGATGTATCTCTTGGCGGAGCGCGCGGGTACGCTGCATGTCCTGCAGAACCTGCTGTCGAATGCGTTGAAATACGCGCCGCCCGGCAGCGAAGTGCGCCTGACCGCCTCGCGGCAGGGCAAATATGGACGGCTCACGGTGCACGATCGCGGCCCGGGCATTTCGGCGAAGGATCGCGAACGCATGTTCCAGCGTTACGTGCGTTTGAGCGCGCAGCCCACCGGAGGCGAATCGTCGACCGGCCTGGGCCTGGCGCTCGCGAAGCAGCGCGCGCGCACCATGAACGGCGATGTCTGGTACGACGACCGCGAGGGCGGCGGCGCCAGCTTCACGCTGGAATTGCCGCTCGCGTGA
- a CDS encoding response regulator: MPLSRTAQFRNRANVGLLALAFVVILATSIISVRSTNDLAESIERVSHTLDVKDDLTALQVELGMMEADGLRFMIGGAAHHRAGLRTHLDAIGRLLGLLKALTTDNPQHQATLRALARDYAALEDRVQGSIRIKDAELRNGKSGRTALRLRDGKGEDVVDRMREKVFSMSREEDRLLDERRLKRDALVKQTTATLMIANGLALVAGLLGFFALRRAQQEAENALRGELRAAQARRANEEKSVFLASMSHEIRTPMNAIFGFAQLLGDHVRDPLQREWVASIKKSGQMLLSLINDVLDLSKIEAGKMHLTPQGTDLTELATETLALFEPMAESKGVRLQIEIDHSDLVPVVVDAQRLRQILMNLLSNAVKYTERGDVTLRLSMLPSPLGQGRDLRIAVIDTGVGIDQGQEEQIFEPFYQADSPDGRVRQGTGLGLSITKRLVDLMHGRIHVVSQPGEGATFRVNIPNLEPAAIVPAGAEEARVDFDQLPALKILVVDDVEWNLEVAQGYLHDSHHQVVVAHDGAEGVRIAHGLRPDVVMMDLRMPRMNGFDALAAIRADTALLGTRVIAVTASSLAGEAGPQHAPFDGFLRKPYTPLELFAVLNTLFRNDDAERVEAVAPASQADDADSEERRTRARAEWRSMRGLPLQALRTRMRMREIGEFSKRLLQLADDLRDLALQAEAHRLKLALQRFDVNQVKIVLDRLAHWHEENGDAE, from the coding sequence ATGCCACTGTCGCGCACCGCGCAGTTCCGCAACCGCGCCAACGTCGGGTTGTTGGCGCTGGCGTTCGTGGTGATTCTGGCCACCTCCATCATTTCGGTGCGTTCCACCAACGATCTTGCCGAGTCCATCGAACGGGTCTCGCATACGCTCGACGTCAAGGACGATCTGACCGCGCTGCAGGTGGAGTTGGGGATGATGGAAGCCGATGGCCTGCGTTTCATGATCGGCGGCGCGGCGCATCATCGTGCGGGATTGCGCACGCATCTCGATGCCATCGGTCGTCTGCTCGGACTGTTGAAGGCCCTCACCACCGACAATCCGCAGCATCAGGCCACGCTGCGGGCGCTCGCGCGGGATTACGCAGCGCTCGAGGACCGGGTGCAGGGGTCGATCAGGATCAAGGATGCCGAACTGCGAAACGGCAAATCCGGCAGGACGGCGCTGCGTCTTCGCGACGGCAAGGGCGAAGACGTCGTCGACAGGATGCGCGAAAAGGTGTTTTCGATGTCCCGCGAGGAGGACCGCCTGCTGGATGAGCGGCGCTTGAAGCGCGATGCGCTCGTGAAACAGACCACCGCCACGCTGATGATCGCCAATGGCCTGGCGCTGGTGGCCGGCCTGCTTGGATTCTTCGCATTGCGCCGCGCGCAGCAGGAAGCCGAAAACGCACTGCGCGGCGAACTGCGCGCCGCCCAGGCACGCCGTGCCAATGAAGAAAAAAGCGTGTTCCTGGCCAGCATGAGCCACGAGATCCGCACGCCGATGAATGCGATTTTCGGCTTCGCGCAGCTGCTCGGCGACCATGTCCGCGATCCGCTGCAGCGCGAATGGGTGGCGTCGATCAAGAAGAGCGGACAGATGCTGCTGTCGCTGATCAACGATGTGCTGGATCTGTCCAAGATCGAAGCGGGGAAAATGCATCTGACCCCGCAGGGCACCGACTTGACCGAACTGGCCACCGAAACGCTCGCCCTGTTCGAGCCCATGGCCGAATCCAAAGGCGTGCGGCTGCAGATCGAGATCGATCACAGCGATCTTGTACCGGTGGTGGTGGATGCGCAGCGGCTGCGCCAGATCCTGATGAATCTGCTGAGCAACGCGGTGAAATACACCGAACGCGGCGATGTCACCTTGCGCCTGTCGATGCTGCCTTCGCCGCTCGGCCAGGGCCGCGACCTGCGGATCGCGGTGATCGATACCGGGGTCGGCATCGACCAGGGACAAGAGGAACAGATCTTCGAACCGTTCTATCAGGCGGACAGTCCCGACGGACGGGTGCGGCAGGGCACCGGCCTGGGCCTGAGCATCACCAAACGGCTGGTCGACCTGATGCATGGCCGCATCCATGTGGTCAGTCAACCGGGGGAAGGGGCGACCTTCCGCGTCAATATCCCGAATCTCGAACCAGCGGCCATCGTGCCTGCCGGCGCTGAAGAAGCGCGGGTCGATTTCGACCAGTTGCCGGCGCTGAAGATCCTGGTCGTGGACGATGTCGAATGGAATCTCGAAGTCGCCCAAGGCTATCTCCACGACAGCCACCATCAGGTCGTGGTGGCGCACGATGGCGCCGAGGGCGTCCGGATCGCGCACGGATTGCGCCCGGACGTGGTGATGATGGATCTGCGCATGCCGCGGATGAACGGTTTCGACGCGCTGGCAGCGATTCGCGCCGACACCGCCCTGCTCGGCACGCGGGTGATCGCGGTCACCGCGTCCAGTCTTGCCGGCGAGGCCGGACCGCAGCACGCGCCGTTCGACGGATTCCTGCGGAAACCCTATACGCCGCTGGAATTGTTCGCGGTGTTGAATACCCTGTTCCGCAACGACGATGCGGAGCGCGTCGAAGCGGTCGCGCCCGCGTCGCAGGCCGATGATGCCGACAGCGAGGAACGTCGTACCCGTGCCCGTGCCGAATGGCGCAGCATGCGCGGCCTGCCGCTGCAGGCGTTGCGCACGCGCATGCGCATGCGCGAAATCGGCGAATTCTCGAAGCGGCTGCTGCAATTGGCCGACGATCTGCGCGACCTCGCCCTGCAGGCCGAAGCGCACCGGCTCAAGCTCGCGCTGCAGCGCTTCGATGTGAATCAGGTCAAGATCGTGCTTGATCGATTGGCCCACTGGCATGAGGAGAATGGCGATGCCGAATAG
- a CDS encoding tryptophan-rich sensory protein, giving the protein MNHRPPVILPDIAARPRDGWLALLGWILLLVGLGALVGVLFAPNGWYAALLKPTWHPPSWLFGPVWTLLYMAMAVALWLVRREPDVDDALRQRALALFAIQFLLNMGWTPLFFGLHSPGLAFVEICLLWIALLSTMLTFGRVRALAGYLLLPYLLWVSFALVLNGTIWLMNS; this is encoded by the coding sequence ATGAATCATCGCCCGCCCGTCATCCTTCCCGACATCGCAGCACGACCTCGCGACGGTTGGCTCGCGCTCCTGGGCTGGATCCTGCTGCTGGTGGGGTTGGGCGCACTGGTCGGTGTCCTGTTCGCTCCAAACGGCTGGTATGCCGCGCTGTTGAAGCCGACCTGGCACCCGCCATCCTGGCTGTTCGGCCCGGTATGGACGCTGCTGTACATGGCCATGGCGGTCGCGCTCTGGCTGGTGCGGCGAGAGCCTGACGTGGACGATGCCCTGCGCCAGCGCGCGCTGGCGCTGTTCGCGATCCAGTTCCTGTTGAACATGGGGTGGACACCGCTGTTTTTCGGGCTGCACAGTCCGGGGCTCGCGTTCGTCGAAATCTGCCTGCTGTGGATCGCGCTGCTGTCGACGATGCTGACGTTCGGCCGAGTGCGGGCGCTGGCTGGCTATCTGTTGTTGCCATATCTGCTGTGGGTGTCGTTCGCGCTGGTATTGAACGGTACGATCTGGTTGATGAACTCGTAA
- a CDS encoding sigma-54-dependent Fis family transcriptional regulator, whose amino-acid sequence MSATLERRSVQSGPVQIRPASPIATINGAWRPPAIETGVVDIVETPPQIRAPHTLESRPVPNSDFKPAGRILAIDDDTRLLQNFTLALESDGYSVETADNLADGLRLAATRPFHVCLLDHNIGYDSGLEALPRLRELAPLMRVVMVTANAAIDDAVKAIALGASDYLVKPCSPEQLRISVARQVDTRRILDRLDTFEREAQTGTPELTSKNKTMQAAIDMALQVARTDANLLLLGESGTGKGVIAKAVHRASPRAAGALVTVNCPSLSAELMESELFGHSKGSFTGAVQNTVGRVTHADGGTIFLDEVGDFPLALQPKLLRFIQDKEYERVGDPVTRKADARIVAATNRDLETMVKEGQFRLDLLYRLNVISITLPPLRERPEDLEDMANGFVRRYAADYGLPARRLSSAALSQLRAYAWPGNVRELQNMMERAVILGRNEEIGPDLLALSASARNDAQPGMAISLDELERMHIERVLASSDSLDAAARTLGIDASTLYRKRKLFGL is encoded by the coding sequence ATGAGTGCCACCCTCGAACGCCGATCCGTGCAGAGCGGTCCCGTGCAAATCCGCCCGGCATCGCCGATCGCAACCATCAATGGCGCATGGCGCCCGCCGGCGATTGAGACCGGCGTCGTCGATATAGTGGAAACTCCCCCGCAGATCCGTGCCCCGCACACGCTGGAGTCACGACCCGTGCCGAATTCAGATTTCAAACCTGCCGGTCGCATCCTGGCGATCGACGACGATACCCGGTTGCTGCAGAACTTCACGCTCGCGCTGGAAAGCGACGGCTACAGCGTCGAGACTGCGGACAACCTCGCCGACGGCCTGCGTCTGGCCGCGACCCGACCTTTCCACGTCTGTCTGCTCGATCACAACATCGGCTACGACTCGGGCCTCGAGGCCCTGCCGCGACTGCGCGAACTGGCGCCGTTGATGCGCGTGGTGATGGTGACCGCCAATGCCGCGATCGACGATGCGGTGAAAGCGATCGCGCTCGGCGCCAGCGATTATCTGGTCAAGCCGTGTTCGCCCGAACAATTGCGGATCTCGGTGGCGCGGCAGGTCGACACCCGTCGCATTCTCGACCGCCTCGACACCTTCGAACGCGAAGCGCAGACCGGCACGCCGGAACTGACCAGCAAGAACAAGACGATGCAGGCCGCGATCGACATGGCCCTGCAGGTCGCGCGCACCGATGCCAACCTGCTGCTGCTGGGCGAGAGCGGCACCGGCAAGGGCGTGATCGCCAAGGCCGTGCATCGCGCCAGCCCGCGCGCGGCCGGCGCACTGGTCACCGTCAACTGTCCGTCGCTGTCCGCAGAGCTGATGGAAAGCGAGTTGTTCGGCCATTCCAAGGGCTCGTTCACCGGCGCGGTGCAGAACACCGTCGGCCGCGTGACCCATGCCGACGGCGGCACCATTTTCCTGGACGAAGTCGGCGATTTTCCGCTGGCGCTGCAGCCGAAGCTGCTGCGTTTCATCCAGGACAAGGAGTACGAGCGGGTCGGCGATCCGGTTACCCGCAAGGCCGATGCGCGCATCGTCGCCGCCACCAATCGCGACCTGGAGACGATGGTGAAGGAAGGCCAGTTCCGACTGGACCTGCTGTATCGCCTCAATGTCATCAGCATCACCTTGCCACCGCTGCGCGAGCGCCCGGAAGATCTCGAAGACATGGCCAACGGTTTCGTGCGGCGCTATGCCGCCGACTACGGCCTGCCTGCCCGGCGACTGTCTTCCGCGGCGCTGTCGCAGCTGCGCGCGTACGCCTGGCCGGGCAATGTGCGCGAACTGCAGAACATGATGGAACGCGCGGTGATCCTCGGCCGCAATGAAGAGATCGGCCCGGACCTGCTCGCGCTGAGCGCATCCGCCCGCAACGACGCGCAGCCGGGCATGGCGATTTCGCTGGACGAACTGGAACGCATGCACATCGAACGCGTGCTCGCCTCCAGCGACAGCCTGGATGCCGCCGCGCGCACGCTGGGCATCGACGCCTCCACGCTGTATCGAAAACGCAAGCTGTTCGGTCTGTGA
- a CDS encoding CsbD family protein — translation MNSDIIKGKWKQLNGKIKAKWGDLTDDDLTIAEGNREYLAGKVQERYGVTKDIAMKQVEDFEKTVRGD, via the coding sequence ATGAACAGCGACATCATCAAAGGCAAGTGGAAGCAGCTCAACGGCAAGATCAAGGCCAAGTGGGGCGACCTCACCGACGACGATCTGACCATCGCCGAAGGCAATCGCGAATACCTCGCCGGCAAGGTCCAGGAACGCTACGGCGTGACCAAGGACATCGCGATGAAGCAGGTCGAGGACTTCGAAAAGACCGTTCGCGGCGACTGA
- a CDS encoding BON domain-containing protein: protein MSNTLFDRSRTMLSLMLLAVLTAGCASTGMSDKAPGERTKAYEDSEQPVNDSWITTKVKADLLVTEETKGLDINVTTTNGVVTLSGKLDNAMQVDKAVAIARGIRGVVSVDATTLTVKPRR from the coding sequence ATGAGCAACACCCTGTTCGACCGTTCCCGCACGATGCTTTCGCTGATGCTCCTGGCGGTTCTGACGGCGGGTTGCGCGTCGACCGGCATGTCCGACAAGGCACCCGGCGAGCGCACGAAGGCTTACGAGGATTCGGAACAGCCGGTCAACGACAGCTGGATCACCACGAAGGTGAAAGCCGATCTGCTGGTCACCGAAGAGACCAAGGGCCTCGACATCAACGTCACCACCACCAATGGCGTGGTCACGCTGTCCGGCAAGCTCGACAACGCCATGCAGGTCGACAAGGCCGTGGCCATCGCACGCGGGATCAGAGGCGTGGTCTCGGTGGACGCCACCACGCTCACTGTCAAGCCGCGTCGTTGA
- the ttcA gene encoding tRNA 2-thiocytidine(32) synthetase TtcA, which produces MSTVLPLSEPLPPPGRRAAHEASRLAKRLRHQVGRAIADFGMIEDGDKVMVCLSGGKDSYTLLDILLQLQKKAPVSFSITAVNLDQKQPGFPERVLPDYLHSLGVDYKILEQDTYSVVTRVVPEGKTMCSLCSRLRRGALYAHAEAEGFTKIALGHHRDDLVATFFLNLFFHSKLAGMAPKLLSDDGKHVVIRPLAYVREDDIAAYAEAERFPIIPCNLCGSQENLQRKQVKKMMDAWERDSPGRVEQIARALGDVRPSQLGDPKLFDFLSLGRHGEGGMPDAHAWLSGEPESTHGNRETS; this is translated from the coding sequence ATGAGCACCGTCCTGCCCCTGTCCGAACCGCTGCCGCCGCCCGGCCGCCGTGCCGCGCACGAAGCCAGCCGCTTGGCGAAGCGCCTGCGCCATCAGGTCGGCCGCGCGATCGCCGATTTCGGCATGATCGAAGACGGCGACAAGGTGATGGTGTGCCTGTCCGGCGGCAAGGACAGCTACACGCTGCTCGACATCCTTCTGCAGTTGCAGAAGAAGGCGCCGGTGTCGTTCTCGATCACCGCGGTCAACCTCGATCAGAAACAGCCGGGCTTCCCGGAACGCGTGCTGCCGGACTACCTGCACTCGCTCGGCGTGGATTACAAGATCCTGGAACAGGACACGTACTCGGTGGTCACGCGCGTGGTGCCCGAAGGCAAAACCATGTGCTCGCTGTGCTCGCGGCTGCGGCGCGGCGCGTTGTACGCGCATGCGGAGGCCGAAGGGTTCACGAAAATCGCGCTGGGTCATCACCGCGACGACCTCGTGGCCACGTTCTTCCTGAATCTGTTCTTCCATTCGAAGCTCGCTGGCATGGCGCCGAAACTGCTGAGCGACGACGGCAAGCACGTGGTGATCCGGCCGCTGGCCTATGTGCGCGAAGACGACATCGCCGCATACGCGGAAGCGGAACGGTTTCCGATCATCCCGTGTAACCTGTGCGGCTCGCAGGAGAACCTGCAGCGCAAACAGGTGAAGAAGATGATGGACGCCTGGGAGCGCGACTCGCCGGGACGCGTCGAACAGATCGCGCGCGCGCTGGGCGACGTCCGCCCGTCGCAGCTGGGCGATCCGAAACTGTTCGACTTCCTCTCGCTGGGCCGGCACGGCGAAGGCGGCATGCCGGATGCGCATGCGTGGTTGAGCGGCGAACCGGAATCCACGCACGGGAATCGGGAAACGTCATGA
- a CDS encoding recombination-associated protein RdgC, with amino-acid sequence MFFRNLTFFRFPASLDFSDLDTGLTECTLKPVGALELSSRGFVPPFGRADTETLSHRLGDAIWLAAGSEDKLLPGAVVNDLLQKKLEEIEEKEGRKLGGRARKRLKEDLVHELLPRAFVRPGRTDAMIDCANGFIVVDTSSRKTAEAVVSDVRHAMGSFPALPLNAEVAPRSILTSWIAGDPLPQGLSLGDECELRDPTDHGAIVKCQHQELQSDEIAKHLEAGKQVTRLALTLDDHLSFVLGEDLIIRKLKFLDGAVDQLESGEREDMRAELGARFALLSGEVRRLFLTLEPALKLSKAE; translated from the coding sequence ATGTTTTTTCGAAACCTGACTTTCTTCCGCTTCCCCGCTTCGCTCGACTTCTCCGACCTCGACACCGGCCTGACCGAATGCACGCTCAAGCCGGTCGGCGCGCTGGAGCTGTCGTCGCGCGGTTTCGTGCCGCCGTTCGGCCGCGCCGATACCGAAACGCTGTCGCACCGTCTCGGCGATGCGATCTGGCTCGCCGCCGGCAGCGAGGACAAACTCCTGCCCGGCGCTGTGGTCAACGATCTTCTGCAGAAGAAACTCGAAGAGATCGAAGAGAAGGAAGGTCGCAAACTCGGCGGTCGCGCGCGCAAGCGCCTGAAGGAAGACCTGGTCCACGAACTGCTGCCGCGCGCCTTCGTGCGCCCGGGCCGCACCGACGCGATGATCGACTGCGCCAACGGTTTCATCGTGGTCGATACCTCGTCGCGCAAGACCGCCGAAGCGGTGGTATCCGACGTCCGCCACGCCATGGGCAGTTTCCCGGCGCTGCCGCTGAACGCCGAAGTCGCGCCGCGCTCGATCCTGACCAGCTGGATCGCCGGCGATCCGCTGCCGCAGGGCCTGTCGCTGGGCGACGAATGCGAGCTGCGCGACCCGACCGACCACGGCGCGATCGTGAAATGCCAGCACCAGGAACTGCAGAGCGACGAGATCGCCAAACATCTCGAGGCCGGCAAGCAGGTCACGCGGCTGGCGCTGACGCTGGACGATCATCTGAGCTTCGTGCTCGGCGAAGATCTGATCATCCGCAAGCTGAAGTTCCTGGATGGCGCGGTCGACCAGCTCGAATCCGGCGAACGCGAGGACATGCGCGCCGAATTGGGCGCGCGCTTCGCGCTGCTGAGCGGAGAAGTGCGACGGCTGTTCCTGACTTTGGAACCCGCATTGAAACTGTCGAAAGCGGAATGA
- a CDS encoding M48 family metallopeptidase, translating into MPFRFRLRGLTHLARPTATRATDVRSQQRDRVPLQLEDGRSIDVLRVRDPRARRIKLSVSERGVRLTLPQRASLVAGERFLIEHRDWLHAQLDQLANADDTALRRDESTSLPLRGGTAALRWERGRFTAIQRDGDGLVFQTNARAGGPAMHRALRDFYEAEARADIGRWMPLYLPSMPRAPRRVQLKVMSSQWGSLAPDGTLAMDLSLVLAPPAAFEYVLVHELCHLIHHDHSPAYWHEVEARYPQWRDQREYFRSEGRRIKATLQALLR; encoded by the coding sequence ATGCCTTTCCGTTTCCGTCTTCGCGGACTCACGCACCTCGCGCGCCCCACGGCGACGCGCGCCACCGACGTCCGCAGCCAACAACGCGACCGCGTCCCGCTGCAGCTCGAGGACGGGCGCAGCATCGATGTGTTGCGCGTGCGCGATCCGCGCGCACGCCGGATCAAGCTGTCGGTGAGCGAGCGCGGCGTCCGCCTCACCTTGCCGCAGCGCGCGAGCCTGGTGGCCGGCGAACGCTTCCTGATCGAACATCGCGATTGGCTGCACGCACAGCTCGACCAGCTGGCGAATGCCGACGACACGGCCCTGCGCCGCGACGAGAGCACGTCGCTGCCGCTGCGCGGCGGAACCGCGGCGCTGCGCTGGGAGCGCGGACGTTTCACCGCGATCCAGCGCGATGGCGACGGCCTGGTGTTCCAGACCAACGCACGCGCCGGCGGCCCCGCGATGCACCGCGCACTGCGCGATTTCTACGAGGCCGAAGCGCGTGCGGACATCGGTCGCTGGATGCCGCTGTATCTGCCGTCCATGCCGCGCGCGCCACGCCGGGTGCAGCTGAAAGTGATGAGCTCGCAGTGGGGCTCGCTCGCGCCCGACGGCACCCTCGCGATGGATCTGTCGCTGGTGCTGGCGCCGCCCGCCGCGTTCGAGTACGTGCTGGTGCACGAACTGTGTCATCTGATCCACCACGACCACTCGCCTGCGTACTGGCACGAGGTCGAAGCGCGTTATCCGCAATGGCGCGATCAGCGCGAATATTTCCGCAGCGAGGGTCGCAGGATCAAGGCGACGCTGCAGGCGCTGTTGCGCTGA
- a CDS encoding alpha/beta hydrolase, giving the protein MRDIVLDTARGRFGALRNDNTGGTPLLALHGWLDNAASFLPMAPLLTGHDLVALDMPGHGRSFHYPDDAEYSLFSTILDVLAAADALGWQRFALLGHSMGGAIASVLAAAAPERIERLFLIEALGPLSGSEDSTANRLRDAVSQRRALDGKRKRVFTDPELAVQARMHTSIAALDEASSRLLIERGIRAVEGGFEWSSDVRLTLPTAVRMSETQVQDCLRAIACPVVLLAADPTPPYFMAALRDTRVACVPQIRSVSLTGSHHLHMTQPAEVVAALGL; this is encoded by the coding sequence ATGCGCGACATCGTTCTCGACACCGCGCGTGGCCGTTTCGGCGCGCTGCGCAACGACAATACCGGAGGCACACCGCTGCTGGCGCTGCATGGATGGCTCGACAACGCGGCGAGCTTCCTGCCGATGGCGCCGCTGTTGACCGGCCACGATCTGGTGGCGCTGGATATGCCCGGCCACGGCCGCAGTTTCCACTACCCGGATGACGCCGAGTACAGCCTGTTCAGCACGATCCTCGACGTGCTCGCCGCCGCCGATGCGCTGGGCTGGCAGCGTTTTGCGCTGCTCGGCCACTCGATGGGCGGTGCGATCGCCAGCGTGCTCGCTGCCGCTGCGCCGGAGCGCATCGAACGCTTGTTCCTGATCGAAGCGCTCGGCCCGCTGTCCGGTTCCGAAGACAGCACCGCCAACCGCTTGCGCGATGCGGTGAGCCAGCGTCGCGCGCTCGACGGCAAGCGCAAGCGCGTGTTCACCGATCCCGAGCTGGCGGTGCAAGCGCGCATGCACACCAGTATCGCCGCGCTGGACGAGGCCTCTTCGCGGCTGCTGATCGAACGCGGCATCCGCGCGGTCGAAGGCGGTTTCGAGTGGAGCAGCGACGTCCGGCTCACCCTGCCGACCGCAGTGCGCATGTCTGAAACCCAGGTGCAGGACTGCCTGCGTGCGATCGCCTGCCCAGTGGTGTTGTTGGCCGCCGACCCCACGCCGCCGTATTTCATGGCTGCATTGCGCGATACGCGCGTCGCCTGCGTCCCGCAGATCCGCAGCGTGTCGCTGACCGGCAGCCATCATCTGCACATGACGCAGCCGGCCGAAGTTGTGGCGGCGCTGGGACTCTGA